In a single window of the Flavivirga spongiicola genome:
- a CDS encoding FMN-binding glutamate synthase family protein, giving the protein MDNILDFLSNMSWWAWILIGLALVAIRDVFFQKSHTISHNFPIIGHLRYWLEGIGPEMRQYFVANNREELPFNRIERGWIYASAKKENNYEGFGTDRDIYEHQHVFINNAMMPFQIDKNHPNSIDKTFLPCAKIIGEFNKRKRPYRPASVINISAMSFGSLSAKAVESLNKGVKIAGAYHNTGEGGLSPYHSNGGDVVFHFGTGYFGVRAEDGGFSMDKMKKLVKDNPFIRAIEVKLSQGAKPGKGGLLPGAKITKEIATIRGVEIGKDVLSPPNHKAFSNVSEMVDFIEDIAEATGLPVGIKAAIGKLEQWEELADIMLKTGKGPDFITVDGGEGGTGAAPPSFADHVSLPWVYGFSDLYKLFKHKGLSERVVFIGSGKLGFPAKAAMAFAMGVDCINVAREAMMSIGCIQAQICHTNRCPSGVATQSKWLQNGIDPTLKSERLAQYFKTFKKELVEITHAAGYEHPCQFKMNDVEINVDDHNLSKELDRTYMYKKTPVPFTSMQDLKDCLYLGGNYNWYKTQID; this is encoded by the coding sequence ATGGATAACATATTAGATTTTTTATCAAACATGTCTTGGTGGGCTTGGATTTTAATTGGTTTGGCTCTGGTGGCTATACGCGATGTCTTTTTTCAAAAAAGTCACACTATTAGTCATAACTTCCCTATTATTGGACATTTACGGTATTGGCTTGAAGGCATTGGACCAGAAATGCGTCAATATTTTGTAGCTAATAATAGAGAGGAATTACCTTTTAACCGTATTGAGCGTGGTTGGATTTATGCGTCAGCAAAAAAAGAAAATAATTACGAAGGTTTTGGTACCGACAGAGATATTTATGAACACCAACATGTGTTTATTAATAATGCCATGATGCCTTTTCAAATTGATAAAAATCATCCAAATAGTATTGACAAAACATTCTTACCCTGTGCTAAAATTATAGGTGAGTTTAATAAGCGTAAAAGGCCCTATCGTCCAGCATCTGTTATTAACATATCTGCCATGAGTTTTGGCTCGCTTTCCGCCAAAGCGGTAGAATCGCTAAATAAAGGTGTTAAAATAGCTGGAGCTTACCATAATACAGGAGAAGGTGGCTTATCTCCCTATCACAGTAACGGAGGCGATGTGGTATTTCATTTTGGTACGGGCTATTTTGGTGTTCGTGCAGAGGATGGTGGGTTTTCAATGGATAAAATGAAGAAACTAGTCAAGGATAATCCTTTTATTAGAGCTATTGAAGTAAAACTATCTCAAGGAGCAAAACCAGGAAAAGGAGGCCTATTGCCGGGAGCAAAAATTACTAAGGAAATTGCAACCATTCGTGGTGTTGAAATTGGGAAAGACGTACTATCCCCTCCTAACCACAAAGCATTTTCTAACGTCTCGGAAATGGTAGATTTTATAGAAGATATTGCTGAAGCTACAGGCTTGCCCGTCGGCATTAAAGCTGCTATTGGTAAGCTGGAACAATGGGAAGAACTCGCCGATATCATGTTAAAAACAGGAAAAGGACCAGATTTCATTACCGTTGATGGTGGTGAAGGTGGTACTGGTGCGGCACCACCAAGTTTTGCAGATCATGTATCACTCCCCTGGGTTTATGGGTTTAGTGACTTATATAAACTCTTTAAACACAAAGGACTATCGGAACGTGTTGTATTTATTGGTAGCGGAAAATTAGGGTTTCCGGCCAAAGCTGCTATGGCATTTGCCATGGGTGTAGATTGTATTAATGTGGCAAGAGAAGCTATGATGAGTATTGGTTGCATTCAGGCACAAATTTGTCACACCAATAGATGCCCAAGCGGTGTAGCTACACAAAGTAAATGGTTACAAAATGGTATAGACCCGACTTTAAAATCGGAACGATTAGCACAATACTTTAAAACCTTTAAAAAAGAATTAGTAGAGATTACGCATGCGGCAGGATATGAGCACCCCTGTCAATTTAAAATGAATGATGTTGAAATTAATGTTGATGATCATAATCTTTCA